From Streptomyces yatensis, one genomic window encodes:
- a CDS encoding HAMP domain-containing sensor histidine kinase produces the protein MSRPAGRDPRRLTRWWRRRSLRTRLTVIAAMAIAVSVFVAFQVASELLGWELEDTAENQLRADSRVLATTAERAGLAQVQLPPYPGSGRLVRVILPDGSIRTPAGQPALPPVSEHAGRVAQGASADLMESNDSDEDGYRIYTLRAGDGAVQVARVVDDSPINRFGLGMLLIGLLCMVGGALVGRTVARTGLAPIDRLTAAAVRVAHTRDLDADIPDEGGGEIRRLIQSINDMLAALRDSRRAQRLLAEDAAHELKTPLTSLRLNVELLIRLDRRGTLDSALPAESRTRLLKDLGAQVAELSTLAAELTDLARGDVSDESTEVLDLADVVVAAATRARSRVPDIEVALDVTSVWVSGRPAALERAVLNLIDNAGKWSPADQPVQVRLRAEGAAAVLEVDDAGPGIDAADVPRVFDRFYRADSARALPGSGLGLSIVQRVVDAHGGRATVARSARGGALLRVDLPAAAPPAPIARLTAGDDTAVR, from the coding sequence GTGAGCAGGCCCGCCGGTCGGGATCCGCGCCGGCTGACCCGATGGTGGCGCCGGCGGTCCCTGCGGACCAGGCTGACGGTGATCGCGGCGATGGCCATCGCGGTCAGCGTGTTCGTGGCCTTCCAGGTGGCCAGCGAGCTGCTGGGCTGGGAGCTGGAGGACACCGCCGAGAATCAGCTGCGCGCCGACTCCCGCGTCCTGGCGACGACCGCGGAGCGCGCCGGTCTGGCGCAGGTCCAGCTACCGCCGTATCCCGGATCCGGTCGGCTGGTGCGGGTCATCCTGCCCGATGGCTCGATCCGGACGCCGGCCGGCCAACCCGCGCTGCCCCCGGTCAGCGAGCACGCCGGGCGCGTGGCGCAGGGCGCGTCGGCCGACCTGATGGAGTCGAACGACAGCGACGAGGACGGCTACCGCATCTACACGCTGCGGGCGGGCGACGGCGCGGTCCAGGTGGCCCGCGTCGTCGACGACAGCCCGATCAACCGGTTCGGGTTGGGCATGCTGCTGATCGGGCTGCTCTGCATGGTCGGTGGCGCCCTTGTCGGGCGGACCGTGGCGCGGACCGGGCTGGCACCGATCGACCGGCTGACCGCCGCAGCGGTACGTGTCGCGCACACCCGGGATCTCGACGCCGACATCCCGGATGAGGGCGGTGGGGAGATCCGGCGGCTGATCCAGTCGATCAACGACATGCTCGCCGCGCTCCGGGACTCCCGGCGGGCCCAGCGGCTGCTCGCCGAGGACGCCGCCCACGAGCTCAAGACCCCGCTCACCAGCCTGCGCCTCAACGTCGAGCTGCTGATCCGGCTCGATCGTCGCGGCACCCTGGACAGCGCACTGCCGGCGGAGAGCCGGACCCGGCTGCTCAAGGATCTCGGCGCCCAGGTGGCCGAGTTGAGCACCCTTGCCGCCGAGCTGACCGACCTGGCGCGCGGTGACGTCAGCGACGAGAGCACCGAGGTGCTCGACCTCGCCGACGTGGTGGTGGCCGCCGCGACTCGGGCGCGTTCCCGCGTGCCCGACATCGAGGTCGCGCTCGACGTGACCTCCGTGTGGGTGAGCGGGCGTCCCGCTGCGCTCGAGCGGGCGGTGCTCAACCTCATCGACAACGCCGGCAAGTGGTCCCCCGCGGACCAGCCGGTCCAGGTCCGGCTCCGTGCCGAGGGCGCGGCGGCGGTGCTCGAGGTCGACGACGCCGGGCCGGGCATCGACGCCGCCGACGTACCGCGGGTGTTCGACCGGTTCTACCGTGCCGACAGCGCCCGGGCGCTGCCGGGATCCGGTCTGGGGCTGTCGATCGTGCAGCGGGTCGTCGACGCCCACGGCGGCCGGGCCACCGTCGCCCGCTCCGCACGCGGTGGCGCACTGCTTCGGGTCGACCTTCCGGCCGCGGCCCCGCCCGCCCCGATCGCGCGGCTGACCGCCGGGGATGACACCGCGGTGCGCTGA
- a CDS encoding response regulator transcription factor yields MRIMIAEDDVSIRESLERVLQVEGYDTSTVANGLAVLDGVGGAGGDTLDLLLLDVMMPRLGGLETCRRLRAAGRDLPVLMLTARDQVSDRVTGLDAGADDYLPKPFATEELLARVRALLRRRTPTGGESQILSFADVRLDPDRFEAWRGGRPLRLTRTEFSLLQVLMCNATRVLTRDALFEAIWGFGMSSTANNLQVYVSYLRRKMEAEGEPRLIYTLRGLGYTLRETPP; encoded by the coding sequence GTGCGGATCATGATTGCGGAGGATGACGTGTCCATCCGTGAGTCGCTGGAGCGGGTGCTCCAGGTCGAGGGTTACGACACCAGCACCGTCGCCAACGGTCTCGCCGTGCTCGACGGGGTCGGTGGGGCCGGCGGTGACACGCTGGATCTGCTGCTCCTCGACGTGATGATGCCCCGCCTCGGCGGGTTGGAGACCTGTCGGCGGTTGCGGGCCGCGGGTCGGGATCTGCCGGTGCTGATGCTGACCGCCCGTGACCAGGTCTCCGACCGGGTCACGGGGCTCGACGCGGGCGCCGACGACTACCTGCCCAAGCCGTTCGCCACCGAGGAGTTGCTGGCCCGGGTGCGGGCCCTGTTGCGCCGGCGCACGCCGACCGGCGGGGAGTCGCAGATCCTGTCGTTCGCCGACGTCCGGCTCGATCCCGACAGGTTCGAGGCGTGGCGGGGCGGGCGGCCGCTGCGCCTGACCCGGACCGAGTTCTCCCTCCTGCAGGTCCTCATGTGCAACGCGACCCGGGTCTTGACCCGCGACGCGCTGTTCGAGGCGATCTGGGGCTTCGGCATGAGCTCCACCGCCAACAACCTCCAGGTATACGTGAGCTATCTGCGCCGCAAGATGGAGGCCGAGGGTGAGCCGCGATTGATCTACACGCTGCGCGGCCTGGGATACACGTTGCGGGAGACTCCTCCGTGA
- a CDS encoding TetR/AcrR family transcriptional regulator C-terminal domain-containing protein gives MEELVALAESGSTSLVGLMVSDSWNHVRETFARFTARECKPKDTLTELDGARHRLIAAQKAGDENAVRDISAEWQSYLHLLLCTNPPSLRSSVPCSNSWELGRMQFQLGKLPYFTSVQHYLESEHEAGDADPPDSESAANQFLGMIANYVLWPRMLLTDWNPAASDIRYAVEQAVETMLARYTSDRPA, from the coding sequence ATGGAAGAGCTGGTCGCCCTAGCGGAATCCGGATCCACATCCCTGGTCGGGCTCATGGTCTCGGACTCCTGGAATCATGTGCGCGAAACTTTCGCCCGTTTCACCGCTCGTGAGTGCAAGCCCAAAGACACGCTGACAGAACTGGACGGCGCACGCCACAGGCTCATTGCCGCACAGAAGGCGGGAGACGAGAACGCCGTGCGGGACATCTCGGCCGAGTGGCAGTCCTACCTCCACCTCCTGCTCTGTACGAATCCACCGTCGCTGAGGAGCTCCGTTCCATGCTCAAATTCCTGGGAACTGGGACGGATGCAGTTCCAGCTCGGTAAGCTGCCCTACTTCACCTCAGTCCAGCACTACCTGGAGTCGGAGCACGAGGCCGGTGACGCCGACCCCCCGGACTCCGAGAGCGCCGCCAACCAGTTCCTCGGGATGATCGCCAACTACGTCCTGTGGCCCCGCATGCTGCTGACCGACTGGAACCCCGCAGCCTCTGACATCCGCTACGCCGTCGAGCAGGCTGTAGAGACCATGCTCGCCCGCTACACCTCCGATCGACCAGCCTGA